The Rhodothermia bacterium genome segment GAATTTAACAGACCAAACCACCATTTTAGCGATGGTTGCTGGCTTAGGGATTGCATGGGAAGGCAGCAAGGCAACGGGTAAAAATCCGCTTATGATATTAGGCGCTGGTGTCTTATTGATTTTTGTGGCCGCAAACCATCTTTTTGGGACAGCTCCCTTGATGACGTCTGTTCCTGCATTATTAAAAGATTTGGGCTTGGGACTACTGGCAGGAAGCGCTATGATGGTTTGGCGAAAAGCGGCAGGCCATTCTTTTTTGGTGGGAGGGCTTGTTTTGCTCGGTATGGCAGGCGTGGGATATGGCGCTTGGTACCTTTTCCAAAATACAAAACAAGTCTTGTTGGAACTTGGTCCCGATGACCGTATTACTGAAGTGATGCCGATTTTAGTGCGTTATGGGGTGGCGTATGAACGGGCTTTCCCCGAAGTCTCTTTGGAGGAAGATGAAAACCTCGCGCAATATTTTTTGCTTAGCGGGACGGCCTCGGTGATGGAGAAGGTGATGCGTGAATTGCGTGCAGATCGTGAAAATGTGGATCATGTAGAATGGAATAGTGAAGTAACCTTGGAGCCAGAAGTGCCGCAAACACCTCTAAACCAAGCTGGAATCCAATCCAATGATCCCAAAGCCAACGAACAATGGGCGCTTCGGGCTATTTATGCGAACGAAGCCTTTACAATCCTGAAAAATGCAAGTCCTAAACGCAAGGCCAAAATTGCGATTCTCGATACAGGTGTAGATAGTGGGCACGAAGACCTGAAAAGTGTTTTCCATAAATCCTCTGGAGATAAAGACTTACACGGACATGGTACGCACTGCGCTGGAATTGCAGGCGCGGCAACCAACAATGGCCTTGGTGTGGCCTCGCTCAATTGGGAAGGACGGTTTATTGAAATTCGCGGCTACCATGCGTTGAATGGTGGCGGGGCGGGTACAAACGAGTCTATCGCACAAGCCATGATCAGCGCCGTAGAAGAAGGGGCGGATATCCTCTCTATGTCGCTTGGTGGCTACTCGCCAACAGCCCCGAAAGTGATCCGAGATGCTGTGCAATTTGCCTTGAAGCGGCAAGTGGTGGTGATTGCAGCCGCCGGAAACGCCAACGACTCGGCACGCAACCACAGCCCAGCAAATATCAATGGCGTCATTACTGTCTCGGCAGTAGATGCTGCAAAGAAAAAAGCAAGTTTTTCCAATACCAACAATGGCCTTAAACGGCCTATCGCCGCACCCGGTGTGGACATCCTTTCTACCAAGCCCGGTGGGATGTATATGGCACATTCTGGAACCTCGATGGCGACGCCCTTAGTGGCTGGACTTGCTGGTATTCTGCGGGCGTTTAGACCAGACCTAAAGCCGGACGAGCTTTATCAAATTTTACAGCGAACAGGACAGGAAGTGGCGGATTCAGGAAAGGTCGGGCGGGTGATTAATGCCGAGGCTGCCATCCGTGTAGTGCTTCCTTAAAAGGCTTTTTCGACCAAGTTAAGCTGCCGTGGATACACATCTGCGGCTGTTTTTTTGCTCAAAAGCAAAGACTAAAATTATATTGCGTTGTGTTGAATTAGCGGTCATTACGTCGTAAAATACCTTAATACCAAACCTCGGCCTAACATTGGGCTTAAACAACTTTTTTATGGACTATACCCTACATCAAAAAAAAGGCTTGGAACACCTGAATAAGGTTTTGCGCTATTATCCCATGGTTGCAGAAGGGACAAAGGCGGTCGTTGGACTTACGGGAGAGGACTGGCATGTCTTGTGCGATACCTTATTTCATATGAAAACCCCAAGAGAAGCCATTCCAGCACTGGTGACTACTTGGCAACTTTCAAAAGAAGGAGATCAAATAATTTTAGAAATGGGCGATGGCACATTGGTTTGGATTGAGATGTTCTAATTACAAGGGTTAAACACTCAATACAAATGAATGAGGTGTCTTTGTTTTGATTACTTGTTAAAAGTATAAAGACATAATCCCGTAGTCAATCACCAATCATTAATAACCAACTGCTTATGTTACCTTCGCGCATTACCCATTTATTTAACATTCAATACCCAATTGTCCAAGCGGGGATGATTTGGGCGAGTGGTTGGAAGTTAGCAGCTGCGGCGGCTAAGGCTGGCGCTTTGGGGCTGATTGGGGCTGGTTCTATGTATCCAGACAACCTAAGGCACCACATCCAATCGGCTAAAAAGGTGCTATTGGGGACGGGGGGTGTATTTGGGGTGAATGTACCATTGCTGTATCCGCAGATCAGCGAGATCATGGAGATTATCATGGATGAAGGGGTGAACGTGGTGTTTACCTCCGCTGGCAATCCCGCTACATGGACAAAACGGCTACAATCGGCTGGTTGTAAAGTGGTACATGTGACGGCATCCACCAAATTTGCCCTGAAGTCTCGCGATGCTGGGTGCGATGCAGTGGTGGCCGAGGGCTTCGAGGCTGGTGGCCACAATGGCCGCGAAGAAACCACAACAATGGTGCTGATACCCTTGGTGGTGGAGGCCGTTGGCGCTGATATTCCCGTTATTGCTGCTGGTGGTATCGGAACGGGTGCGCAGATGGCGGCAGCACTTGCTTTGGGTGCAGACGGGGTTCAGGTGGGTAGCCGATTTGCAGCCACACAAGAAGCAAGTTGCCATCCCGACTTTAAGGCGCGGGTGGTTGCTGCAAAAGAAGGCGATACTGTGCTTGCACTCAAGAAAACCGTACCTGTTCGGCTCCTTCGTAATGAATTTCAGCAAGAGGTACTCGCTGCCGAATCACGCGGTGCAAATGCGGAGGAATTAAACGCATTGCTGGGCAAAGGTCGCGCCAAACGGGGCATGTTTGAAGGCGATATGCAATCCGGCGAATTGGAAATTGGGCAAGTAGCGGCGTCTATTCAAGACATCCCCACGGCGTCCGAGGTGGTAGAGCGCTTGGTGTCTGGTTGTAAAACATCGCTAAACCGACTCTCTAAGTGGACGGTCTAAGGAAAAATATCCGTCATCCTCTGATTCGTTTGGTATGGGTTAATCCACAACCTTTACCAAGACCATATTCGTTTTCCCTTTAGCAGGAATAGGCATTCCTGCTGTAATCACAATCTTATCACCCTTAACCACAACGCCGCGATCTTTCAAAACTTGTTGTACCGTTGCAATGGCATCATCGGTGTTGTGCTGAAAAGGGATTTGCACCCCTTGTGTACCCCATAAGAGCGATAACTGGGCCACAACCAATGGGCTAACGGTACAGGCATAAATGGGGACTTCTGGACGGTGTTGCGCAATGTTAAAGGCGGTATTGCCGGAATAGGTCAGGCAAACAATTGCTTTAGCCGCCATATCTTTTGCCATCCGACAGGCCGAGAGGCTGACGCTTTCCGTGACATCACTGGGGTTAATAACGGCTTTTGAGGCGCGACGGGAAATAAGAGGGCTAGCCTCAATGGTTCTTGCAATTTCATCCATTACCCGAACGGTCTCAATGGGGTAATTTCCAGAAGCCGTCTCTGCCGAGAGCATGATGGCATCCGTACCATCCCAAACCGCATTTGCGACGTCGCTGGCTTCTGCACGAGTGGGTCGAGGGTTATGGATCATGCTTTCTAACATCTGCGTGGCGGTAATGACAGGCTTGGCAGCATTCAAACAAAGTCGAATGATTTTTTTCTGTACGATGGGCAATTCTGCCATTTTAGCCTCAATACCCAGATCACCGCGTGCAACCATAATGCCATCCGAAATAGCAATGATCTCTTCTAAGTTTGTAACCGCTTCTGGCTTTTCGATCTTGGCAATGATTTTTACTTGGCTATCAGGCTTAAACGTCCGAATAGATTCACGCAAGTACGCTACATCTTTTGCGGCCCGAACAAAAGAAAGGGCAACCCAGTCCACACCTGCTTCAAGACCAAACTTAAGGTCATTCAGGTCTTTTTCCGTAAGTGCCGGTTGCTTTGCTGCAATATTGGGTAAATTTACCCCTTTGCGAGACTTAAGGGAAGTGCCCGCCCGCACGCGCACCTTCAAGTCCGTATGACTTATGATCTCCGTTACCTCAAGTTCCACATTCCCATCGTCCACCAAAATTATGTTGCCAAGAACTGCTTCTTGTGCCAAAGAAGGGTAACTTACGTAAACGCGCTCTTTGGTACAGATTTCCAAAGGCTCCGTGGTTAAGACCAATTCCTCACCAATGGAAATGGCAAACCCTTCGTTGAGCAGGCGTCCTAACCTGATCTTTGGACCTTGCAAATCTTGTAAGATGGCAATTTCCTTTCCGGTATCGCGGGAAACCTTGCGGATGCGGTTGATACGATCCCAATGTTCGTCGTGGGTTCCGTGAGAGAAATTGAGTCGAGCTACGTTCATACCTGCTTCTACCAACTCGGTTAGCTTATCGTAGCTTTGTGAGGCTGGGCCAATGGTGCAAACAATTTTTGTCCGGCGCTTCATGCAAGAATTTGGGTAAAGTGAGACAATGCGGTAGGGTAAGATAGGGATATTGTAAGTGTTTCGGAATGGGTATGGGGTAAATCGGTGTGCTTTTTAATCATTTGTTTTTATAGGCTTTACTGAAAAAGTCAATAAAGATTCTGGCCTAATCTTTGTTTTCTTTGGCTGGAAGCGGTTCCGTTATGGTTCTTTGGTGAAGTGTAAAAAAATGGGACTTTATTCATGATTCGTCGTTTTGCGATCCAGTTTTAAACAACAATACCCGTAAGATGGGGTCTTACGGGTATGAACATTCGGAGTCGGATTAAGCACCAAATAAGGCTGCTTCACCTAAGGTGGAGGAGCCATCTCCACCATTATTCGGTTGGCTTGGGGTGAGTTCTTCGTGCGGGTGTAGTTCGAGCGGGGCATATGGACGTTCACCCAAGATTTCTACCAAGTCTTTTGCCGTTAGAATTTCCTTCTTTAACAATGCCTGCGCCAGCATCTCTAATTGCTCTTGCTTTTCACGGAGCAGCGTTAGGGTGCGGTTCCGCACTTCGTTAATCAGGCTTTTTGCTTCAAGGTCTATTTCTAATGCAGTGGCTTCCGAAAACGGCTTGGTAATAAAGGGATTCTCTTCTCGGCTGCTCATGTTGTAGCTCACATAACCGATTTTTTCACTCATCCCATAATCCACGACCATCGCATACGCCAGTTTTGTAATGCGCTCTAAGTCGTTCTGCGCACCCGTAGAAATGCGCCCAAATATAATTTCCTCCGCAACCCGTCCACCCATAGACATTACCATCCGGTCTATCAAGGCTTCTTTGGTATAGAGGTAGCGTTCTTCGGGCAGGTATTGTGCATATCCCAATGCCGCTAAACCACGAGGAATGATGGATACCTTTACAATTGGGTCTGCATATTCGGAATACCACCCAGCAATGGCGTGGCCGGCTTCGTGATAAGCTACGATTTTCTTTTCTTCGGGCGAGATAAGCTTGTTTTTCTTTTCTAACCCGGCGATTACACGGTCAATGGCCTGTTCAAAATCCACCATCTCAATGGCATTTCGGTTTAGGCGTGCTGCGAGTAAGGCGGCTTCATTACAAACGTTGGCAATCTCGGCTCCGGCAAACCCCGGCGTTTGACCCGCTAAAGCATAGAGGTCTATATTGTCGGTCAAGGTCAAATGGCGGGTATGCACCTTAAAGATCTCGAATCGCTCCTTACGATCTGGCCGATCTATTAGGATTTGGCGATCAAAGCGCCCCGGACGTAGCAAGGCGGGGTCTAAAATGTCTGGACGGTTGGTTGCAGCCATAATGATAACGCCTTTGTCGGTGTTAAAACCATCCATCTCTACCAAAATTTGGTTGAGGGTGTTTTCTCGTTCATCATTGCCTCCCATCACCAAGCCTTTGGCGCGTGAACGTCCGATCGCATCAATTTCGTCAATAAATATAATACAAGGTGCTTTTTCTTTGGCCTGCGCAAAAAGATCTCGCACCCGAGCGGCACCCACGCCCACAAACATTTCTACAAAGTCCGAGCCTGAAAGGGAGAAGAACGGGACATTTGCTTCGCCCGCCACTGCTTTCGCCAAGAGGGTTTTACCCGTTCCCGGAGGGCCTACCAGCAATACGCCTTTGGGAAGTTTACCTCCTAATTTGGTGAACCGTTTAGGGCTTTTAAGAAACTCGACCACTTCTTGTACCTCTGCTTTTGGCTCGTTCAAGCCAGCCACGTCCGCAAATGTAATCCGCCGATCAGAGTTTGCATCAAACAAAACAGCTTTATTTTTTCCGATACTCAATACTTGTTGCCCCGGATTCATCCGCCGGAACATGAATACCCAAAGCCCAACGATAAGCAATAGCGGGAAAATCCAAGTCATCAAAGTACCCAACCAATTGTCCTCCCGACGTGCACTAAATACGACCTGTGCACCGTCTTTGTGTGCGCGGTTATGGTTTTCGATAAAAGCGGTAAGTTGGTGATCCAAAGGCTTGGTGGTCGTAAAGCGCCGCCGTGCCTTTTGGGTGTCCTCTGAGTTCCAAATGCTCTGTTGAACCTCGTTTGGCGTCACTTTTTTATCATTCAGTGCCTTTTGGGTGTAAAGTCCTGAAATACGTGAATCATTGATGAGTTCTATTTGTTCAATATATCCTTTTTCGATATAGCTTAGGAGGGTGCTGTATTCCAACCGATTTGGATTGGTTGATCCCATCAGGTAGATATTGATCGCACCTAAAATGATGAAAATAATCGCATAAATCCAGATAGAAGGACGGTTTCGAGCGTCTGAAGAACGTTTTTCCGGTGGGGTGTTTTGCTCTTCGGGATTGGTGCGCGGTTCTTGCGCCATAAGTGTAGCCTATTTAGAATGTGAAAAGGGGCTTTTTTTGCTTGCTTTACGCCAAGTGATTGGGTTTGGTTCCGTTAAAGACCTGTAAAGCGTTTGTATCTTCATAGGCTTTTTGGGGTTAATACAAAATGTATTAGGTTGATAAAAGAAAATGGATTAGCAAAGCTATTTTTAAGTGCTGTGACAATCGAATCACAATAACGTATGTAGAATAAAGTTTGGATTATTTAAACATGTTTGGATTTTATCCGGCAAATCTGTTGAATAACTAATCTTTTTTGGTGGATAATCGGTTGATGGTCGAATTTTGTATAATGATACTTCTTTGTAACCAATCCAAGAACGTCCATGTTTGAGACCGCATTAACCGAAGTTCAGCCCAAAGTTGTTCTTACGGCTTATGAAAAGGCCGCTTTTGATGGCATAGACCCACGGTGCATCCCGCAACATTTGGAAAATCCGCCTCCTATTGGTGATGAGATTCTTACCCCATACTATTCGGAAACGGAATGCGATATTTGGGGTAAATTGTTTGAACGGCAAATGGCGCTTTTGCCCGGACGTGCCAGTAAGGCGTATTTGCAAGGTGTTTTGGCATTAGGACTTCGTGCAGATCACATCCCTTCCTTAAAAGAACTGAGTGAAAAACTTTTTGTGACGACGGGGTGGAAAATCGCCCGCATACCGGGACTGCTCCATCCTACTGATTTTTTTGAACTACTCTCTAAACGCATTTTTCCCTGTACCGACTATGTTCGGGAGGCGTCAGAATTAGACTATACACCAGCGCCCGATTGTTTTCATGATATTTTTGGCCACCTACCTATGATTACCAATCCGCATTTTGCCAATTTCTATCAAGATTTTGGACGGGCGGCCTTGAGTGCTACACCTGAGCAGCAAATCGGTTTAGAACGCCTACACTGGTTTTGTGTGGAATTTGGTTTGGTGGAAGAAGACGGCGGGCGGCGGATTTTTGGCGCGGGCGTTTTGTCTTCAAAAGAGGAGGTCATTCATGCCCTTTCCGACGAGGTGACCGTTTTTGAGTTTGATCCTGAGCGTATCGTAACCCAAGACTATGAGGTTTGGCATTTACAAAACACTCTATTTACGCACGCTTCCTACGAGGCGCTTGAAAAGGGGTTTCGGCGCTGGTGCAAAGGCCAAAGATTGCTCTAAATAATGGTGCGTTTTGGGGTTGCAACTACTGCTATGGAACGTGTTCCTCTTAAAAACATGGTGAGGAATGTGCGGTAAGTGGCGGCGATCCATCAAAAAGAAAACCCCGAAGCAAAGCAACGGGGTTTTCTTTTTGGTCAAATAAACTTGTCGCTATTTAAGCAATGTCACCGATTTTGTCTGGGCAAAGTTTGCACCTTGTACGCGGTAGAAATACAAGCCACTCGGTAATCCCGCTGCGTTGAAGTTAAATTGGGTTGTACCCGCTGAAAGATTTCCGTTGTGGAGATTACGCACTTCTTGCCCCAGTGCATTATAAACCGAAACCCGTACTTGTTGTGCCGCTGCAAGGGTCAACTCAAACGAGGTGGACGGATTAAACGGGTTCGGATAGGCGCTGCTCAGGGTATAGTCTTCTGGCAATTCATCCCGATCCGAGGCGGTGGCAACGGAGGTAACCTCAATGGTCAAGTCGTCAATGGCTAAGCCTTCGTCGCTTCCTGCTGCATTGTTATCTCGCCAGCGAAACATAATTTCTTGTCCGGGTTGCAGATTTACAGTAAAATCCGAGGAAAGGGTGCGGCGATTGGCGGTTACATTCCCGTCCATTGTAGCAGCAACAGTACCAAAACTGGGCGCAATAAAGAGTAGGCCATTGACATTCGTCCAACTTCCAGTAGTTGGAGAGATAACGGTAGTACCTGTCTGGAAGGCAACGATCAAACTGTCTGTTGAGTTTGTTGATCCCCCGCCGTCACGCCATTGTTCGCCAGTATAGGTGATTTTCATGGTAGCAATGGCCTGACTGGTATTATTAACCATTCTTACCCCATAGAACTGGTTACCTGTACTTCCGGAACCTAAAGAACCTAATGCTCTGTCTGCTAATCCGACAGTACCATAATTATAAACAGAACCAGAGTTACCGGAGCCATCGCAAACGCCGTATTTTAGAACGGCAGTTGTGGAGGCAGGGTTGTTTAGAACACCAGCATACCAGTTAGCTAAAGTAGAGTTGTCTGTCCATGTGGCGGTATTAAAGCAGTTACCTGAACCCGTAGGGCTGGCTAAGTTGTCAAAGTTTGTTGTATAAACAACGCCATTTGTTGCTGTAATTGAAACCTGCGCCCACACATTTGGCGCTAAGAACAATGTGATTGCAAAAAAATGTATCCACTTTTTCATGGTCTCTCCTGTTTTTGGTGAATAAGATTTCTTAAAGTTAATGGATGTTCTGCCATGTAGCAAGTTTCCGGTATTGTTTTTTTGTAACCCCCGTATAAATAGCGGTGGAAAAAACGCAAGCGAAGGGATCATTGCCCTAATCTTCCCTAATCTTTTACGATCAACGTTCTTACTTTTTGACCACCACCAGTTCCAAACGTCTGTTTTTGGCACGTCCTTCTTCTGTCGAGTTGTCGGTAACGGGCTTTTCGGGGCCAAATCCTTCTATGCGGACAATTCTGGTTGCAGAAACACCCTCCGCGATAAGGCGCGTTTTGACGGCTTCGGCTCGTTCCAAAGAAAGTGCCTTGTTGCGAGCAGTTGCACCTACATTATCCGTATGACCTTCCAGTGCCACTTCGGTAGTTGGGTAAGCGTTTAGGATGGCCACCAAGTCTTGAATCGTTTTTTCGGATTCTGGCGTTAGCTGGGTATTGCCAAAAACAAAGTTCAGGTTGTCAAAAACAAATGTTTTAGGTGGTACTGCAAGCCGATCTTCAAGAAAATGCGATAGTGCATAATTGATCGTTCCTTGGACCAAGTCTAATTGGTTTCCGTCTGGCAGAGCGACCGTTTCTGTGTTGGGTTTTTCGGCAACGTCTGATGTTGTGGTTATATGGGTGCTTTGTGCAGCCTCTGGTGCTTTTGAACTACGGCCAAAAGGGGAAAATAAGGCGATAGCTCCCAAAATGAAGCCAATAAACAAGAGCGGCAGGCCAAATCGCGCCCAAAGCCCCCGTTTTTCCTGTTCAACCGGTTGTTTTACTTCAACTGCGGTAGGAGAAACCGCCTGTGGTCTTTGGTTCAACCCTAAAAGACCCAAGAAAGTGGCGGGGACTAGGGTGGCTAAATCCTCTTTTTGAGCGGAAAGATAATTTCCTAATGCGGCAGGCGTAAGTGTACTCGTTTCACGTTGGAGTAAGGCCAAAGCCCAAGGTGCAAGTAAACTGGTTAAACTCTGACTGGAGAAATTCCGAATACCACTCACTTTAGCAACTTCGTTCACCACGCGGTCTGCCCGCTGCTGACCTCCAAAAAGGTGTCGTAACAAAGACCGACCATGCCGGATCAGTCCTCTGGCAGCGACTTCGTCTTTTACCGTATGGGGGATTTCGGTTAAGAGCGAAGCCGGATAGTGCCCTTCGTTTAATAAGGATACAAGGCGACTCCTCCCATCCGCTGTTTCGGAAAGATGAACCAATCCTCCCAAAAGTGCCGGAACCACCTGTTCGATGGCTTTTTCTGTTTTTTGAGGTTGTTCTCCAAATAATTGGGCAATCCCACGAATGATTTCTGGGGTAAAATGTGCCCTAAACTGGTTGATGAATGTTGTTGACATAATAAGTTGTTAAAAATCAAGCGAAATCCGCAACATCGGTCTAAATTACCCTTGGCCTCTATAGAATGCAATGAATTTTGGCCGATTTGCGAAGGCAGTCCTATTCATTCACCAATGGCATTGGCCGATGTTTCCGCAAGAGAACCATCAGTACAGAAATGTCTGCCGGAGAAACACCCGAAATACGTGACGCTTGCCCTAGATTTTGCGGACGAATTTTGGCCAGTTTCTCGCGGGCTTCGAGTGTGATGTTTTTGACTTGTGTAAAATCAAAACTGTCCGGAATTAACCAGCGCTCTTTCTCCGCCGAGAGGCCCACCAATTCCCGCTCCTTCTCCATGTAACCCGCATACTTGATTTCGATCTCGGCTAATTCAGCGGCATTTTCCATCCCTGCAAGTGGTAGAACCAGTTCATCATAAGTGCCAATTGCCTTCAATAACCCTACAACTGCCACTTGTGGGCGCAAGGCCAATCGCTCAAGGCGTGTAGGGGCTTGGATTGGCGCTGTCCCAACAGAGGTAAGATACGGATTTACAACTTCTGGCTGGACGTTAACCGTTTTTAAATTGTGCAAGGTCGCGCTAAGTGCAGACCGTTTTTGCTGCATTCGTGTTAAACGCACTTGGGAAGCAAGCCCTAAACGATACCCAATCTCGGTTAGGCGCAAATCTGCCGTGTCTTGTCGTAGCGTAAGCCGATGCTCAGCCCTACTGGTGAACATACGGTACGGCTCGTCTGTCCCTTTTGCCACCAAGTCATCAATCAAAACACCAATATAGGCTTGAGAACGGTCAAAAATGACAGGCTCCTGATGGTTCAATTTCTGTACGGCATTAATTCCGGCCATCATGCCTTGTACGGCTGCTTCTTCGTATCCTGTAGTTCCATTTATCTGCCCTGCAAAAAACAACCCCTCCACCCTTTTAGTCTCTAAAGAATAACGCAATTGATATGGCGGAAAGTAGTCATATTCGATGGCATAGCCCGGTCGCAGAAGGTGGGCATCTGCCAAGCCCGGAATCTGTCGTAATGCCGCAAATTGTACATCCTCCGGTAAACTTGTCGAAAAACCATTGATGTAAACCTCGTGCGTGTGAAGACCTTCCGGCTCTACAAAAATCTGATGACGGTCTTTGTCTGCAAAACGATTGATTTTGTCCTCGATCGAGGGACAATACCGAGGACCACGGCCAGCAATCGTCCCATTAAACATGGGGCTACGGTCAAAACCCGTCCGAAGTGTATCGTGTACAGGCAGGTTGGTATAGGTCAGCCAACACGAACGTGTCTCGGTCGGGAGTCTATCGGTCATAAATGAAAATGGGCGCGGATCTGGGTCTCCCGTTTGTTCTTCCATCGCATCATAATGGATGGTGCGTCCATCCACGCGGGGTGGGGTTCCCGTCTTAAGCCTACCCACCTCAAATCCCAATTGCTCCAGCGAGGCCGTAAGTCCGGTAGCTGCTCGTTCGCCACTTCGCCCGCCACCATATTGCTTATCCCCAATATGGATGGTTCCATTCAAAAAAGTGCCATTGGTCAGGATAACGGCTGGTGCAAAAAAAGCTTGGCCTGTCTGTACACGCACCCCCACCACCTTATGACCTTCGGTCAATACCTCGGTGGTCATGTCTTGGCGCATGAAAAGGTTCGGTACCTGCTCCAAGGCTTCACGAATCGCTTGTGCATATGCCATCCGATCTGACTGCGCACGCGGACTCCAAACAGCCGGGCCTTTTGACCGATTGAGCATCTTAAATTGAATCCCCGTTTCATCGGTCACCTGCCCCATCAATCCACCTAAAGCATCAATCTCACGAACCAATTGACCCTTCCCAATCCCACCAATTGCTGGATTGCAAGACATTTGGCCAATCGTATTCAGGTTCATGGTAATTAATAACGTACGAGCGCCCATTTTACTCGCCGCCCAAGCCGCCTCTGCACCTGCATGGCCG includes the following:
- a CDS encoding S8 family serine peptidase — encoded protein: MNLTDQTTILAMVAGLGIAWEGSKATGKNPLMILGAGVLLIFVAANHLFGTAPLMTSVPALLKDLGLGLLAGSAMMVWRKAAGHSFLVGGLVLLGMAGVGYGAWYLFQNTKQVLLELGPDDRITEVMPILVRYGVAYERAFPEVSLEEDENLAQYFLLSGTASVMEKVMRELRADRENVDHVEWNSEVTLEPEVPQTPLNQAGIQSNDPKANEQWALRAIYANEAFTILKNASPKRKAKIAILDTGVDSGHEDLKSVFHKSSGDKDLHGHGTHCAGIAGAATNNGLGVASLNWEGRFIEIRGYHALNGGGAGTNESIAQAMISAVEEGADILSMSLGGYSPTAPKVIRDAVQFALKRQVVVIAAAGNANDSARNHSPANINGVITVSAVDAAKKKASFSNTNNGLKRPIAAPGVDILSTKPGGMYMAHSGTSMATPLVAGLAGILRAFRPDLKPDELYQILQRTGQEVADSGKVGRVINAEAAIRVVLP
- the ftsH gene encoding ATP-dependent zinc metalloprotease FtsH: MAQEPRTNPEEQNTPPEKRSSDARNRPSIWIYAIIFIILGAINIYLMGSTNPNRLEYSTLLSYIEKGYIEQIELINDSRISGLYTQKALNDKKVTPNEVQQSIWNSEDTQKARRRFTTTKPLDHQLTAFIENHNRAHKDGAQVVFSARREDNWLGTLMTWIFPLLLIVGLWVFMFRRMNPGQQVLSIGKNKAVLFDANSDRRITFADVAGLNEPKAEVQEVVEFLKSPKRFTKLGGKLPKGVLLVGPPGTGKTLLAKAVAGEANVPFFSLSGSDFVEMFVGVGAARVRDLFAQAKEKAPCIIFIDEIDAIGRSRAKGLVMGGNDERENTLNQILVEMDGFNTDKGVIIMAATNRPDILDPALLRPGRFDRQILIDRPDRKERFEIFKVHTRHLTLTDNIDLYALAGQTPGFAGAEIANVCNEAALLAARLNRNAIEMVDFEQAIDRVIAGLEKKNKLISPEEKKIVAYHEAGHAIAGWYSEYADPIVKVSIIPRGLAALGYAQYLPEERYLYTKEALIDRMVMSMGGRVAEEIIFGRISTGAQNDLERITKLAYAMVVDYGMSEKIGYVSYNMSSREENPFITKPFSEATALEIDLEAKSLINEVRNRTLTLLREKQEQLEMLAQALLKKEILTAKDLVEILGERPYAPLELHPHEELTPSQPNNGGDGSSTLGEAALFGA
- a CDS encoding nitronate monooxygenase, whose protein sequence is MLPSRITHLFNIQYPIVQAGMIWASGWKLAAAAAKAGALGLIGAGSMYPDNLRHHIQSAKKVLLGTGGVFGVNVPLLYPQISEIMEIIMDEGVNVVFTSAGNPATWTKRLQSAGCKVVHVTASTKFALKSRDAGCDAVVAEGFEAGGHNGREETTTMVLIPLVVEAVGADIPVIAAGGIGTGAQMAAALALGADGVQVGSRFAATQEASCHPDFKARVVAAKEGDTVLALKKTVPVRLLRNEFQQEVLAAESRGANAEELNALLGKGRAKRGMFEGDMQSGELEIGQVAASIQDIPTASEVVERLVSGCKTSLNRLSKWTV
- a CDS encoding OmpA family protein, giving the protein MSTTFINQFRAHFTPEIIRGIAQLFGEQPQKTEKAIEQVVPALLGGLVHLSETADGRSRLVSLLNEGHYPASLLTEIPHTVKDEVAARGLIRHGRSLLRHLFGGQQRADRVVNEVAKVSGIRNFSSQSLTSLLAPWALALLQRETSTLTPAALGNYLSAQKEDLATLVPATFLGLLGLNQRPQAVSPTAVEVKQPVEQEKRGLWARFGLPLLFIGFILGAIALFSPFGRSSKAPEAAQSTHITTTSDVAEKPNTETVALPDGNQLDLVQGTINYALSHFLEDRLAVPPKTFVFDNLNFVFGNTQLTPESEKTIQDLVAILNAYPTTEVALEGHTDNVGATARNKALSLERAEAVKTRLIAEGVSATRIVRIEGFGPEKPVTDNSTEEGRAKNRRLELVVVKK
- a CDS encoding T9SS type A sorting domain-containing protein — encoded protein: MKKWIHFFAITLFLAPNVWAQVSITATNGVVYTTNFDNLASPTGSGNCFNTATWTDNSTLANWYAGVLNNPASTTAVLKYGVCDGSGNSGSVYNYGTVGLADRALGSLGSGSTGNQFYGVRMVNNTSQAIATMKITYTGEQWRDGGGSTNSTDSLIVAFQTGTTVISPTTGSWTNVNGLLFIAPSFGTVAATMDGNVTANRRTLSSDFTVNLQPGQEIMFRWRDNNAAGSDEGLAIDDLTIEVTSVATASDRDELPEDYTLSSAYPNPFNPSTSFELTLAAAQQVRVSVYNALGQEVRNLHNGNLSAGTTQFNFNAAGLPSGLYFYRVQGANFAQTKSVTLLK
- a CDS encoding phenylalanine 4-monooxygenase, which produces MFETALTEVQPKVVLTAYEKAAFDGIDPRCIPQHLENPPPIGDEILTPYYSETECDIWGKLFERQMALLPGRASKAYLQGVLALGLRADHIPSLKELSEKLFVTTGWKIARIPGLLHPTDFFELLSKRIFPCTDYVREASELDYTPAPDCFHDIFGHLPMITNPHFANFYQDFGRAALSATPEQQIGLERLHWFCVEFGLVEEDGGRRIFGAGVLSSKEEVIHALSDEVTVFEFDPERIVTQDYEVWHLQNTLFTHASYEALEKGFRRWCKGQRLL
- the pyk gene encoding pyruvate kinase, with translation MKRRTKIVCTIGPASQSYDKLTELVEAGMNVARLNFSHGTHDEHWDRINRIRKVSRDTGKEIAILQDLQGPKIRLGRLLNEGFAISIGEELVLTTEPLEICTKERVYVSYPSLAQEAVLGNIILVDDGNVELEVTEIISHTDLKVRVRAGTSLKSRKGVNLPNIAAKQPALTEKDLNDLKFGLEAGVDWVALSFVRAAKDVAYLRESIRTFKPDSQVKIIAKIEKPEAVTNLEEIIAISDGIMVARGDLGIEAKMAELPIVQKKIIRLCLNAAKPVITATQMLESMIHNPRPTRAEASDVANAVWDGTDAIMLSAETASGNYPIETVRVMDEIARTIEASPLISRRASKAVINPSDVTESVSLSACRMAKDMAAKAIVCLTYSGNTAFNIAQHRPEVPIYACTVSPLVVAQLSLLWGTQGVQIPFQHNTDDAIATVQQVLKDRGVVVKGDKIVITAGMPIPAKGKTNMVLVKVVD